CTTATCACACCACCCATGTTCATCATCACCAATTAACTTTCTCTCTGAATCCGCTGATAAAGTGGTTTTTCCCGTTCCTGAAAGTCCAAAGAAGAGAGATGTTTTTCCGTCCTTTCCTATATTGGCAGAGCAGTGCATTGGAAGAACTCCTTTTTCAGGCAGCAAAAAATTCATTACAGAAAATAAGGATTTCTTTATTTCGCCCAAATACTGGGTTCCTCCTATCAGTATAATTTTCTTATCAAAATTTATTAATATAAAAGCCTCTGAATTTAAACCATCTGCTTTTCCTTGGGATTTAAAGTCCGGTACTGCTATTACATTAAATCCAGGTATAAAAGATTGTAAATCTTCCACTATTGGTCTTCTAAACAGTTGATTAGCAAATAAAGCCTCATATGCTTTTTCACATATAACCCTTATAGGAAGAGTGTACTCTTTTAAAGCTCCTACAAATCCATCAAATACAAAAATATCTTTATCCTTCAAATAATTTAAAACTTTATCATACATTCTATCGAAAATTTCTTCCTCTATAGATAAATTTACACTTCCCCAGTTTATTTTATCCTTTACACTGTCCTGATTAACTATAAATCTATCCTTAGGGGATCTGCCTGTATACTTTCCTGTATTAACTATTAAAGCCCCTTTATTAGATAGGCATCCTTCTCCTCTTTCCATAGCTAACTGTACTAATTTCGCAGGTGATAAATTTTTATACACATTTTTATATTCTTTAATATTTAAATACGATAAGTCTATACTCATACTACTTCCCCCTAATATTTTATATTATATATATTACACCATTTATAGAAAAATGCAACACAAAAGATTATTTTATTTTTATTATGCAGCACTTTTATCACTATCCTTGCATTAATATAATATATATTTTAAAAAACTCCTATATAAGTTATACTTTTTCCCTATGTGCTACATTATTTATGCAACTTTAATTTTTACATCCTTCACAGTTATTTCTTTAAATTTTAATGAACTAAATTCTAATACATATATTTTTTAGAAATTTATCTCCATAATATTTCCTTTCAATATATCATTCTTTTATATTTATGCTTGCAATTTTTATATTTATACATAAACTTTATACTTGTAGTATGTTAATATTCAAATATAATTTTATGACATTTAAAATTCTATTAAAATATAAGAATTAATAGACAACTTTTACTTTTTTGATGTAAAAATTCTCATATTGTATTATAATATTTAAGAGTTACCTTAAAGCTTATATAGCTTACATATGATTAATGTGTCTGGACAAAGGGTGGTGTGCAAGATTAATATAAATTCTTTTTTTAGTATTATTATTTGCAAAATTGTAATAAAATTATCAAAAATTTTATTTAAAGGGGGAAGTAATTTTCCTGGAAAAGTTGCATTAAAATTAGATAAAAATATTTTAAAAACTGTATGTAATAACTATAAAATTATAATTATCACCGGTACAAATGGTAAAACTACAACTACAAGCATGATATATAATATACTAAAAGATGCAAAAAAATGTGTAATTACAAATAACACAGGAGCTAACATGCTTACAGGAATAGTATCCTGCTTTGTAGAAAATTACTCATTTAAAAAATGCTGCAGCACAAAATATGCAGTAATAGAGTGTGACGAGGCAAATATACCCCTATTCACAAGCCATGTAATACCAGAGATTATAACTGTTACTAACTTATTTAGAGATCAACTGGACAGATACGGTGAGGTTTACTCCACATTAAACAAAATTATCCAGGGAATTGAAAAAGTTCCCCTTTCAAATTTAGTTTTAAATGGTGATGAATCTCTGCTTGGCGATTTAAATCTACCAAATAGAACTATTTATTATGGATTTAATTGTTCTCTTACTAAAGGTAAAACAGTATCCCTTAATTCTGATGCGAAGTTCTGCAAAAAGTGTAAAAGTCCTTACATGTATAATTTTCTTACATACAATCATTTAGGAGATTACTATTGCCCTGACTGTGGATATAAACGTCCTGAATTAGACTATACTTTAGATGAAATAAAGGAACAGACCCCAGAGGGTTCTCTTGTAATTATAAATGGAAAAGAATATTATATAAATCAACCTGGTACATATAATATGTACAATGCTCTGTGTGCATACTCTGTAGCTGTGGTATGTGATATACCTATTTCTAATATATACAATTCCCTAAAAAATCAAAAAAGTAGTTTTGGGAGACATGAAAACATAAAGATAGGGGATAAACAAGTTAAGATAATTTTGGTGAAAAATCCTGCAGGCTATGATCAGGCTATAAATACCCTAAGTCTCGACAACAGAACCTTCAATCTAGTAGTACTTTTAAATGACAATTATGCAGATGGGAGAGATGTTTCCTGGATATGGGATGTTAATTTTGAAAAACTATCCTCTTTAAATATAGATAAGATAATGATTTCCGGTATAAGACCTTATGATATGGCTGTAAGATTAAAAATCGCCGGCCTGCCAGATAAGAACTTTATAATCTCCGAGACCTATGAATCTCTTACTGAAGAAATAAAAAATTGCAAATTGAACACAGTATATGTACTCGCTACTTATACTGCCATGATAAACTTCAGAAAATTTCTCAATTTCAAAGGTTATATTAAAAAATTTTGGTAAAAATATTTCAATAAGGAGTTATATAAAATGGAATTGAATATATGTCACCTATATCCTGATTTACTAAATGTATACGGGGATTTAGGAAATATACTTATTTTAAAATACAGGGCACAAAAAAGAGGCATAAATGTAAACATATTTAACATATCGTTAGGAGATCCTTTTGATGAATCTAAATACGATATAGCTTTTTTTGGAGGCGGTCAAGATTATGAACAATCCATAGTATCTGAGGATCTAGTTAAAAATAAAAGGGAAGGCATTTTAAATTACATTGAAAATGAAAATGTATTTTTATCGATTTGTGGAGGATACCAGCTTTTAGGAAAGTATTATTCTACTCCTCAAGGTGAAAAACTTTCCGGCCTTAATGTACTGGATATTTACACTGAAAGCGGTAATAAAAGATTTATAGGAAATACGGTAATATATAATGAACGGTTTAATGAAACCTATGTGGGTTTTGAAAACCATTCTGGAAGAACTTATATTGGAGGCTTAGAGCCTCTTGGAAAAGTAATTGTAGGCTATGGAAATAATGGTGAAGACGGTTATGAAGGGTGCATATATAAAAATTGTTTTTGTACATATTTTCATGGTTCTCTTCTTTCTAAAAATCCAGAATTGGCAGATAGATTCATAAGTATAGCCCTTACAAAAAAATATGGTACCGTAACACTGGAACCTTTAGATGATGAATTGGAAATACATGCTAAAAATTTTATAATAACAAGGGAAACCAGGAGAAAATCATAACTTCCCCTGGTCTGTTTTCATATAAAAGGTGAAAGACATTAGAATATATTTCCATTCTCTTTCACCTAGCTGTTCAGTTTTTATCTAAATTTATATTAAAGTTGCCATCATAATCTACCTTTATAGCACATCCATTGTATATTTCCCCATTAATTATCTTCTTCGCTATAGATGTTTCAAGTACACTCTCTATATATCTTTTTAAAGGTCTGGCTCCATAAACGGGATCATATCCTTCCCTAACCATAACTTCCTTGGCACCCTCTTCTACACTTAAAGAAATACTCTTGTCTTTAAGTCTATTTTCTATACTCCTTAAAAATATATCTATTATAGACTTAATTTCTTCTGTATTTAACGGTTTAAACATTATTATGTCGTCTAATCTATTTAAAAACTCAGGTTTGAATTTTAATCTCATTTCATTCATTACCCTATGTTTTATTTCTTCCTCTATTCCACTTTCCTTCTTATTTTCAAGCAGATAACTACTTCCTATATTGGATGTCATAATTATAATACAATTTT
This genomic interval from Clostridium kluyveri contains the following:
- a CDS encoding Mur ligase family protein — its product is MCKININSFFSIIICKIVIKLSKILFKGGSNFPGKVALKLDKNILKTVCNNYKIIIITGTNGKTTTTSMIYNILKDAKKCVITNNTGANMLTGIVSCFVENYSFKKCCSTKYAVIECDEANIPLFTSHVIPEIITVTNLFRDQLDRYGEVYSTLNKIIQGIEKVPLSNLVLNGDESLLGDLNLPNRTIYYGFNCSLTKGKTVSLNSDAKFCKKCKSPYMYNFLTYNHLGDYYCPDCGYKRPELDYTLDEIKEQTPEGSLVIINGKEYYINQPGTYNMYNALCAYSVAVVCDIPISNIYNSLKNQKSSFGRHENIKIGDKQVKIILVKNPAGYDQAINTLSLDNRTFNLVVLLNDNYADGRDVSWIWDVNFEKLSSLNIDKIMISGIRPYDMAVRLKIAGLPDKNFIISETYESLTEEIKNCKLNTVYVLATYTAMINFRKFLNFKGYIKKFW
- a CDS encoding type 1 glutamine amidotransferase, which codes for MELNICHLYPDLLNVYGDLGNILILKYRAQKRGINVNIFNISLGDPFDESKYDIAFFGGGQDYEQSIVSEDLVKNKREGILNYIENENVFLSICGGYQLLGKYYSTPQGEKLSGLNVLDIYTESGNKRFIGNTVIYNERFNETYVGFENHSGRTYIGGLEPLGKVIVGYGNNGEDGYEGCIYKNCFCTYFHGSLLSKNPELADRFISIALTKKYGTVTLEPLDDELEIHAKNFIITRETRRKS